In Thiospirochaeta perfilievii, a single window of DNA contains:
- a CDS encoding chromosome segregation SMC family protein, with the protein MFLKSMELMGFKSFADRTHIDFSPGISALLGPNGCGKSNIVDAVKWVLGEQSTKNMRALKMEDVIFNGTVKRKALNVAEVTLTISNETNILEIDAPEIEIKRRLYRNGDSEYFINNTVVRLKELRELFFDTGIGKTAYSILEQGKIDQILSSRPEERRYLFEEAAGITKYKLKGIEAAKKLEKTRDNIKQVQNILTEVSKSYFTLKEQSEKTTEYRDIKNKLFDIDVNLQLLKIEKLKELHQRRGEEHKQREKSLKSIEDDIKLLGSDLSESHRNQGQIKNTLSESQKKLYGLGVEKESLKNRITANKDREKEYNLQFKSLDERESKYNLRSKELKSDIEEKNRTSEGLKSELITFEKNLSKYITENSRFSEHVQGLTDNIENNSNNVATYEDKKDGIIENIKDLATKITDKLEESLKSFSIEKHETLVEMFRKQLKLSKTNPSILFNLERDFDELINNFPINLLKLISEDKNLSQKKSYDLELKDITIKIQECKSVIQKSKDEIKLTNSKIEINSELISKEKIKIAESKVKLSGIEENLVLINKNLVEEETLLNEIKRERIQIGEKIKQIVMDRETLSKKLEELKLSEEKISSDIKKMEEEVNKLLNNNRDKEQLLNKKRENLSKISLQIERYNFETEHIDNKVAELYEEFKDKYSIELTDAKNSTEILNRDEDTLKQAIADLRVKQKMIGQINLMAPEEFKEVSKRYHFLKSQIEDLKNADENLSKITEQIKSESTKLFSETFFNIQKSFSVMYQRLFGGGSAELQLTDPHNVLESGIEIYARPPGKSLENISLLSGGERSLTAVALLFATYEIKPSPFCILDEIDAALDERNISRFVNTLTEFSKESQFIVITHNKKTVTGSGALLGVTMQESGVSKLITMRLEHEEEEE; encoded by the coding sequence ATGTTTTTAAAAAGCATGGAATTAATGGGCTTTAAATCCTTTGCTGATAGAACTCACATCGATTTTTCTCCTGGAATATCAGCCCTACTAGGACCAAATGGTTGTGGTAAAAGTAATATTGTAGATGCTGTTAAGTGGGTCTTAGGTGAACAGTCAACAAAAAATATGCGTGCCCTTAAGATGGAGGATGTAATATTTAATGGGACTGTGAAGCGTAAGGCTCTTAATGTAGCTGAAGTTACACTAACAATTAGTAATGAGACTAACATATTAGAAATCGATGCACCTGAAATTGAGATTAAAAGACGGTTATATCGAAATGGAGATAGTGAATACTTTATCAATAATACAGTTGTTAGATTAAAGGAGTTAAGAGAGCTCTTTTTTGATACAGGTATTGGTAAAACTGCCTACTCCATTTTGGAACAGGGGAAAATTGACCAAATTCTCTCTAGTAGACCAGAAGAGAGGAGATACCTCTTTGAAGAAGCCGCTGGAATAACTAAATATAAGTTAAAAGGTATAGAAGCGGCAAAAAAATTAGAAAAAACCAGGGATAATATTAAACAGGTTCAAAATATATTAACTGAGGTAAGTAAAAGCTATTTTACCTTAAAAGAACAGTCTGAGAAAACAACAGAGTATAGGGATATTAAGAATAAACTTTTTGATATCGATGTAAATCTTCAACTGCTTAAAATTGAAAAGTTAAAAGAGCTTCATCAAAGACGAGGCGAAGAGCATAAACAGAGAGAAAAAAGTCTAAAATCAATTGAAGATGATATAAAACTTTTAGGTAGTGATCTCTCTGAGAGTCATAGGAATCAAGGCCAAATTAAAAACACTCTTTCAGAGAGCCAGAAGAAACTCTATGGTCTTGGTGTTGAGAAAGAGTCTTTAAAAAATAGAATAACAGCTAACAAGGATAGGGAGAAGGAGTATAATCTCCAGTTTAAGTCCCTTGATGAGCGGGAGAGTAAATATAACTTAAGAAGTAAAGAGCTTAAAAGTGATATTGAAGAGAAAAACAGAACTAGCGAGGGTTTAAAGTCTGAATTAATCACTTTTGAGAAAAATCTAAGTAAGTACATAACGGAGAACTCTAGGTTTAGTGAACATGTCCAGGGTTTAACAGATAATATCGAAAACAATAGTAATAATGTTGCCACTTACGAAGATAAAAAAGATGGAATAATTGAAAATATAAAAGATCTTGCAACTAAAATAACAGATAAGTTAGAAGAGAGTCTAAAGAGTTTCTCTATTGAAAAACATGAGACTCTTGTAGAGATGTTTAGGAAACAGTTAAAGTTATCTAAAACAAACCCATCAATTTTATTTAACCTTGAGAGGGATTTTGATGAGTTAATTAATAATTTTCCTATAAATTTGTTAAAACTAATTAGTGAAGATAAAAATTTAAGTCAAAAAAAGAGTTATGATCTAGAACTTAAAGATATAACAATAAAAATCCAAGAGTGTAAGAGTGTAATTCAAAAATCCAAAGATGAAATAAAATTAACAAATAGTAAAATCGAGATAAATAGTGAGCTTATATCAAAAGAGAAGATAAAGATTGCCGAGAGTAAGGTTAAGTTATCAGGGATTGAAGAGAATTTAGTATTAATTAATAAAAACCTAGTGGAGGAAGAGACTCTTCTTAATGAAATTAAGCGAGAGAGAATTCAAATAGGTGAGAAGATAAAACAGATTGTAATGGATAGAGAAACTCTATCAAAAAAATTAGAAGAATTAAAACTTAGTGAAGAAAAAATTAGTAGTGATATTAAAAAAATGGAAGAGGAAGTAAATAAGCTTCTTAATAATAACAGGGATAAAGAGCAGTTATTAAATAAAAAAAGAGAAAACCTCTCTAAAATTTCACTTCAAATTGAACGATATAATTTTGAAACAGAGCATATAGATAATAAGGTTGCTGAACTTTATGAAGAGTTTAAGGATAAATACTCTATAGAGTTAACTGATGCTAAGAATAGTACTGAGATATTAAATAGGGATGAAGATACCCTTAAACAGGCTATAGCAGACTTAAGAGTAAAACAGAAGATGATAGGACAGATAAACTTAATGGCTCCAGAAGAGTTCAAAGAGGTCTCTAAAAGGTATCACTTCTTAAAATCTCAAATTGAAGATTTGAAAAATGCGGATGAAAACCTTAGTAAAATTACTGAACAGATAAAGAGTGAATCTACAAAGCTTTTTTCAGAAACTTTTTTTAATATACAAAAAAGTTTCTCTGTTATGTATCAAAGACTCTTTGGTGGAGGATCCGCAGAACTTCAATTAACAGACCCTCATAACGTTCTAGAAAGTGGTATTGAGATCTACGCAAGACCACCAGGTAAGAGCCTAGAGAATATCTCCCTACTTTCAGGAGGAGAGAGAAGTTTAACAGCTGTAGCCCTGCTTTTTGCTACCTATGAGATAAAGCCTTCTCCTTTTTGTATTTTAGATGAAATTGATGCTGCCTTAGATGAGAGAAATATATCCCGGTTTGTAAATACACTAACTGAATTTTCTAAAGAGTCACAATTTATTGTAATTACCCACAATAAAAAAACAGTTACTGGATCAGGTGCACTTTTAGGTGTTACAATGCAGGAGTCTGGTGTTTCAAAATTAATAACAATGAGGTTAGAACATGAAGAAGAAGAAGAGTAA
- a CDS encoding DUF3276 family protein produces the protein MGRRGELFSTRQFTEDGKKTYFFNVKENRYGDFYVNLAESVKKDHGFQRFSIMIFNEDLDLFKSEFNKISVIALNDGRETYEIAPGSGKRKYKFIVKDGYKGETELVLIESLTKDGNYNNQSIRVKKEDLSSFISGLDNAIKFIEARAKK, from the coding sequence ATGGGAAGACGTGGAGAATTATTTTCTACAAGACAGTTTACAGAAGATGGAAAAAAAACATATTTTTTTAATGTTAAAGAGAATAGATATGGAGATTTCTATGTAAATTTAGCGGAGAGTGTAAAAAAAGATCATGGATTTCAAAGATTTTCCATAATGATATTTAATGAGGATTTAGACCTATTTAAATCAGAATTTAATAAAATATCTGTAATAGCTCTTAATGATGGAAGAGAAACATATGAAATTGCCCCAGGATCAGGTAAACGAAAGTATAAGTTTATTGTAAAAGATGGATATAAGGGTGAGACTGAACTTGTGTTAATAGAGTCTTTAACTAAAGATGGGAACTATAATAATCAATCTATCCGTGTGAAAAAAGAGGACCTTAGTAGTTTTATTTCTGGTTTGGATAACGCAATAAAATTTATTGAAGCGAGAGCTAAAAAATAA
- the pflA gene encoding pyruvate formate-lyase-activating protein codes for MEARIHSYETMGSVDGPGLRYVVFFQGCNMKCLYCHNRDTWDLEGGTVTTLDRLTKKVESLKGFYKEDSGGVTVSGGEPLLQSQFIYKFFKNVHDMGLTTAVDTSGHFLLTDSVKQVLDNTDYLLMDVKSLMDDVHKKISGVNREYVVSFFEYVKGLDIKIWLRYVFVPGYTDSKEDVIKLCDFIKEFKNIERVDILPYHDYGKEKWVALGYKYPLEDLPIPSKKAIEEFKSYIKEHTLVIVK; via the coding sequence ATGGAAGCTAGAATTCACTCGTATGAAACTATGGGAAGTGTTGATGGCCCTGGGTTAAGATATGTAGTATTTTTTCAGGGTTGTAATATGAAATGTCTCTATTGCCATAATAGGGATACTTGGGATCTAGAGGGTGGTACGGTTACAACTCTAGATAGACTAACTAAGAAGGTAGAATCCCTTAAAGGGTTCTATAAAGAGGATAGTGGCGGTGTCACAGTTTCTGGTGGGGAACCTCTTTTGCAAAGTCAATTTATATATAAGTTTTTTAAAAACGTCCATGATATGGGCCTTACAACTGCTGTGGACACATCTGGGCATTTTTTATTAACAGATAGTGTAAAGCAGGTACTAGATAATACAGACTATCTATTAATGGATGTTAAATCCTTAATGGATGATGTTCATAAAAAGATATCTGGAGTAAACAGAGAGTATGTTGTATCTTTTTTTGAGTATGTAAAGGGATTAGATATAAAAATATGGCTTAGATATGTCTTTGTTCCAGGGTATACGGACTCCAAGGAGGATGTTATAAAACTCTGTGACTTTATAAAAGAGTTTAAAAATATTGAAAGAGTAGATATATTGCCATATCATGATTATGGAAAGGAGAAATGGGTAGCTCTTGGGTATAAATATCCCTTAGAAGATCTACCAATTCCTTCCAAAAAAGCTATTGAAGAGTTTAAAAGTTATATTAAAGAGCATACATTAGTTATTGTAAAATAA
- a CDS encoding cold-shock protein, with translation METGIVKWFNSTKGYGFITQENGNDLFVHTSEIQGYIDEGDKVEFEIGDGQKGPCAINVKKLA, from the coding sequence ATGGAAACAGGAATTGTAAAATGGTTTAACTCAACAAAAGGATATGGTTTTATTACTCAAGAAAATGGTAATGACCTTTTCGTACACACTAGCGAAATCCAAGGATACATCGACGAAGGTGATAAAGTTGAGTTTGAAATCGGTGATGGTCAAAAAGGACCTTGCGCAATTAATGTAAAAAAATTAGCTTAA
- the dbpA gene encoding ATP-dependent RNA helicase DbpA, which produces MNSFETLSISKGMVENLNNLEYKQMTPIQEKSIPIIIEGRDIIAKAKTGSGKTAAFGIGILEKLNVKKFRVQSLVLCPTRELAEQVTAELRKLARFKHNIKILKLTGGIPLYKQEGSLFHEAHIVVGTPGRILKLLERGSLNLDHLKNLVLDEADRMLDMGFSDEINAILDFLPQNIQTLCFSATFASDIKLFTKKVLNDPVDIEVESTHTSSIIEQKFYFASKDRVEKTVDIIKNHNFDSIIVFCNTKETCKSVVKELNKSGVNALTIHGDLEQKDRNEVLVLFSNGSSRVLVATDVAARGLDIGSLSAVINYDMPFETETYVHRIGRTGRAGKSGNAFSFITSGEEFRLDAINEYMNLNHKCEEFIYKLDKLDDSSTPWVTISINGGRKNKISPGDILGALTSNNGIAGSDVGKIDRQDYITFVAIKREVSQEAFNILSNETIKGKRFKVIFH; this is translated from the coding sequence ATGAATTCATTTGAAACACTATCAATATCCAAGGGTATGGTAGAAAACCTAAATAATCTGGAATATAAGCAGATGACTCCTATACAGGAGAAAAGCATCCCTATAATAATAGAGGGTAGGGACATAATAGCAAAGGCCAAGACTGGAAGTGGTAAAACCGCAGCTTTTGGTATTGGAATTTTAGAGAAACTTAATGTAAAAAAGTTTAGAGTACAATCTTTAGTTCTCTGTCCCACAAGGGAGCTTGCTGAACAAGTTACAGCAGAATTAAGGAAGTTAGCGCGATTTAAGCATAATATTAAGATATTAAAATTAACAGGAGGAATTCCTCTTTATAAGCAGGAGGGTTCCCTATTCCATGAGGCCCACATAGTTGTAGGTACTCCAGGGAGAATTTTAAAACTCTTAGAAAGGGGATCATTAAACCTAGACCATCTTAAAAATCTAGTACTTGATGAGGCTGATAGAATGTTAGATATGGGGTTCTCCGACGAGATTAATGCAATCCTAGACTTCCTGCCCCAAAATATCCAGACTCTATGTTTTTCAGCAACTTTTGCAAGTGATATAAAACTCTTTACAAAAAAAGTTCTAAATGACCCTGTTGATATAGAGGTGGAATCTACCCATACAAGTAGCATTATTGAGCAGAAATTCTATTTTGCATCTAAGGATAGAGTAGAAAAGACAGTAGATATAATAAAAAACCATAATTTTGACTCGATAATTGTATTTTGCAATACAAAGGAAACCTGTAAAAGTGTTGTTAAAGAGTTAAATAAAAGCGGTGTAAATGCCCTTACAATACATGGAGATTTGGAACAAAAGGATAGAAATGAGGTATTAGTTCTCTTTTCAAATGGAAGTTCTCGGGTACTTGTAGCCACCGATGTTGCAGCTAGAGGACTGGATATTGGTAGTCTAAGTGCAGTAATTAATTATGACATGCCCTTCGAGACTGAGACCTACGTTCATAGAATTGGCCGAACAGGTAGGGCTGGGAAAAGTGGAAATGCGTTCTCTTTTATCACATCTGGAGAGGAGTTCCGTCTAGATGCTATTAATGAATATATGAATTTAAACCATAAGTGTGAAGAATTTATCTATAAATTAGATAAGCTAGATGATAGTTCTACTCCCTGGGTAACAATATCTATAAATGGTGGAAGAAAAAATAAAATCAGTCCAGGTGATATACTTGGAGCCCTAACTTCTAATAACGGTATAGCAGGAAGTGATGTAGGTAAGATAGATAGACAGGATTATATAACTTTTGTTGCTATTAAGAGGGAAGTGTCCCAAGAAGCTTTTAATATTTTAAGTAACGAAACTATCAAAGGGAAACGTTTTAAAGTTATATTTCATTAG
- a CDS encoding ATP-binding cassette domain-containing protein, whose protein sequence is MKFVNYEKKINDNIITIPNWEIKRDENWAVLGNNGSGKTLLGRVLTSSDLGDKCGYVSFEKVEELLEEERRNDDSDFLDREDVGTLVKEYINDPHGVFDLEHIKDRGLKYLSTGELVKLLIIKELERSPDYLILDEPYDGLDIESQELLYNLIEDLILSKTTIILILNREKDIHPLISNISFIHNNRVILTGSRDSILSSDAFNRIRHFSGNIPEQLPGLEKRDKSIETLIDMRSVSISFSETKVLKDITWKVKSREHFKIVGPNGSGKSTLLKIISADNTQSYGQDITLFGYKKGTGESIWDIKQHIGLVSSTLQKDYRVSISVLNVLLSGFYDTIGLYTKPTPSEIDQGVKWLKIVGLYSKRDNSYKELSYGEQRLVLIIRAMVKHPKILILDEPCLGLDQVNREMILLLLDSLANKGETTLLYVSHRREDYIPSIKNELLLHPSVDGSLGEISCI, encoded by the coding sequence ATGAAATTTGTAAACTATGAAAAAAAGATAAACGACAATATTATTACTATCCCTAACTGGGAGATTAAAAGGGATGAAAACTGGGCTGTTTTAGGAAATAACGGTTCAGGAAAGACCCTTTTAGGTAGAGTTTTAACAAGTAGTGATTTAGGAGATAAATGTGGTTACGTCTCCTTTGAAAAGGTTGAAGAGTTATTAGAAGAAGAGAGAAGAAATGATGATTCAGACTTTCTAGATAGAGAGGATGTTGGAACCCTTGTAAAGGAGTATATTAATGACCCCCATGGTGTATTTGATCTTGAACATATTAAAGATAGGGGTTTAAAGTATCTCTCCACAGGAGAACTTGTTAAACTTTTAATTATAAAAGAGCTTGAGCGATCCCCAGACTATCTAATTTTAGATGAACCCTATGATGGCTTAGATATTGAGTCCCAAGAACTACTTTATAACTTGATTGAAGATTTAATACTCTCTAAAACAACAATAATACTAATTCTAAATAGGGAGAAAGATATACACCCCTTAATTTCCAATATCTCATTTATTCATAATAACAGGGTAATATTAACAGGAAGTAGAGATTCTATACTCTCTAGTGATGCTTTTAATAGAATAAGACACTTTAGTGGTAATATCCCTGAACAACTCCCTGGATTGGAAAAAAGGGATAAAAGTATTGAGACATTAATTGATATGAGATCTGTTTCAATCTCTTTTTCAGAAACAAAGGTATTAAAAGATATCACCTGGAAGGTTAAAAGTAGAGAACACTTTAAAATTGTTGGTCCAAACGGGTCAGGTAAGTCAACTCTACTTAAAATAATTAGTGCAGATAATACACAATCATACGGCCAAGATATTACACTTTTTGGATATAAGAAGGGAACAGGAGAGTCTATATGGGATATAAAACAACATATAGGTCTTGTATCATCCACACTACAGAAGGATTATAGGGTCTCTATATCGGTTTTAAATGTTCTGTTATCAGGATTTTATGACACTATTGGCCTTTATACAAAGCCTACCCCATCTGAGATAGACCAGGGAGTTAAATGGTTAAAAATAGTTGGATTATACAGTAAGAGAGATAACTCATATAAGGAGTTATCCTACGGGGAACAAAGATTGGTTTTAATTATTAGAGCAATGGTGAAACACCCTAAGATACTAATATTAGATGAACCATGCCTAGGTTTAGACCAAGTTAATAGGGAGATGATACTATTATTATTAGATAGCTTAGCAAATAAGGGAGAGACAACCCTTCTCTATGTAAGTCATAGAAGAGAAGATTATATTCCATCAATAAAAAATGAGTTATTACTACATCCATCAGTAGATGGAAGCCTAGGAGAAATAAGTTGTATATAA
- a CDS encoding DMT family transporter codes for MINKTLRSDALLLLTSAIWGFAFVAQLKGMEYIGPYLYNGVRFAIGSVSLIPLIFFMRKKRIKQNTQHVRLTNRHIFIAGLIAGIVLFLGASLQQVGLQFTTAGKAGFITGLYVVLVPVFGVFLKHKTGIPTWIGAFIAVTGLYLISVTKGSGIGKGDFLVLLSSVCFALHVLLIDHYSKRIEPVLLASIQFFWCSLLSFITAIAIEPIELASIVNATVPILYGGIGSVGIAYTLQVVAQKDAPAAHSSIILSFESVFAVVGGVLFLSEGLTNRGIIGCLLMFTGMILSQWDLIYKKKR; via the coding sequence ATGATAAATAAAACATTAAGGTCTGATGCTCTACTACTATTAACATCAGCAATTTGGGGCTTTGCATTTGTCGCCCAGTTAAAAGGAATGGAGTATATTGGTCCATACCTATACAATGGAGTGAGGTTTGCCATTGGTTCCGTCTCATTAATTCCCTTAATATTTTTTATGAGAAAAAAACGTATTAAGCAGAATACCCAGCATGTTAGATTAACTAATAGGCATATTTTTATTGCTGGGTTAATTGCAGGTATAGTTCTTTTCTTAGGTGCTTCCCTTCAGCAGGTAGGGTTACAGTTTACAACCGCAGGTAAGGCGGGGTTTATTACAGGGCTATACGTAGTACTGGTGCCAGTCTTTGGTGTTTTTCTTAAACATAAAACAGGTATACCTACTTGGATTGGAGCGTTTATTGCTGTTACAGGACTATACTTAATCAGTGTAACAAAGGGTTCCGGGATTGGTAAGGGAGACTTTTTAGTTCTTCTAAGTTCCGTCTGTTTTGCACTACACGTTTTATTAATTGATCACTATTCAAAAAGGATAGAACCTGTTTTACTTGCATCAATCCAATTTTTTTGGTGTTCTCTACTAAGTTTTATTACAGCTATAGCTATAGAGCCGATAGAGTTAGCAAGTATTGTTAATGCTACAGTTCCAATATTATATGGTGGTATAGGTTCTGTAGGTATTGCCTATACACTACAGGTTGTAGCACAAAAGGATGCTCCTGCAGCCCACTCTTCTATAATATTAAGTTTTGAGAGTGTCTTTGCTGTAGTTGGGGGAGTACTCTTTTTATCAGAAGGATTAACTAACCGTGGTATAATAGGTTGCTTATTAATGTTTACTGGTATGATACTAAGCCAGTGGGACCTTATATATAAAAAGAAGAGATAG
- a CDS encoding bifunctional methionine sulfoxide reductase B/A protein: protein MSNKLTKEEENIIIYKGTEAPFSGEYDDFFIEGFYHCKQCDTRLYSSDDKFNAGCGWPSFDDELPGTIDKKIDADGRRTEILCSNCGGHLGHLFKGENLTEKNSRYCVNSLSIKFKPSSSAYFAGGCFWGVEHLFQKQDGVYLVTSGYMGGVTNNPSYQDVCTGKTGHLEVVKVSYDPKIISYRELVQFFFEIHDSTQKNGQGPDIGPQYLSAIFYSNKEEFETAVKVINLLKSKGYDVATELFEASKFWKAEEYHQDYYQKNNKEPYCHTYKKIF from the coding sequence ATGAGTAATAAATTAACAAAAGAAGAAGAGAATATAATTATATATAAGGGAACTGAGGCACCATTTTCAGGGGAGTATGATGACTTTTTTATAGAGGGGTTTTACCACTGTAAGCAGTGTGATACTAGGTTATACAGCTCTGACGATAAGTTTAATGCAGGGTGTGGGTGGCCTAGTTTCGATGATGAACTACCTGGGACTATCGATAAAAAAATTGATGCTGATGGTAGAAGAACAGAGATTCTTTGTTCCAATTGTGGTGGTCATCTAGGACATCTTTTTAAAGGTGAAAACCTTACTGAGAAAAACAGTAGATACTGTGTAAACTCCTTATCTATAAAGTTTAAACCATCTAGTTCCGCATACTTTGCAGGTGGATGTTTTTGGGGTGTTGAGCATCTATTTCAAAAGCAAGATGGTGTATATTTAGTTACCTCCGGTTATATGGGTGGGGTGACAAATAATCCTAGTTACCAGGATGTATGTACAGGAAAAACAGGGCATTTAGAGGTTGTAAAGGTTAGTTATGATCCTAAAATAATAAGTTATAGAGAGTTAGTTCAATTCTTTTTTGAAATTCATGACTCTACACAGAAAAATGGTCAAGGCCCAGATATTGGTCCCCAATATTTATCAGCAATATTCTACTCAAATAAAGAAGAGTTTGAAACTGCTGTAAAAGTTATAAACTTGTTAAAGAGTAAGGGGTATGATGTGGCTACAGAGCTTTTTGAGGCGAGTAAATTTTGGAAAGCGGAAGAGTATCACCAAGATTATTACCAAAAAAATAATAAAGAACCGTATTGTCATACATATAAAAAGATATTTTAA
- a CDS encoding sensor histidine kinase: MRKSRTIHRFLLNFIIFTILLPMIVLGVSNTILSVDSFQKALKKEDDIKISLLSKMIRDYIRGPLLELNIIKENLESTRNTSSEDFNKLLGILTENSEKIWSIQVSDLYGNIRALYPNDERLLGTDISGHEYFKIVTHSDKPYWSSTFLSSKTNSSAVTLSKKYSDGVITLFISIKEMDEILALLNGENSSRLVFVTDQRGVYVYHPDYKKVLLRENNLFEEKQKEYATYNNEKYYIKTVQMPETGWQVSLYTPMDNIYQTIYKLVLPLIIILISLISIAIIIGRRFSKTIYNGINALLNSTREIALGEYDITIRSLALEEMDLLAKSVTNMSKVILERETELKDAYLKINNNKVLLEREVEKQTKDLRSALESLNDAQEKVIESEKLASLGGMVAGVAHEINTPIGIIVTAASYLQDKTEELYKSYKENTMAKSMFSTYCENVLSTTSLILSNSKRSSNLISSFKQVAVDQSSEEVRVFRMKKYINEILTSLHPNFKKTTHIVEVNCDESITVKSYPGAIAQILTNLILNSIKHGFENIPNGVISIDIYLENERIHFIYKDNGKGMSPEEVKKIYDPFFTTKRGKGGSGLGMHIVYNLVTQKLGGQISCTSSKNNGTTFLLDFPSQIV, encoded by the coding sequence ATGAGGAAAAGTAGAACTATACATAGATTCTTATTAAATTTTATAATTTTTACAATTTTACTACCTATGATAGTTCTAGGGGTCTCGAATACAATCTTATCCGTTGATAGTTTTCAGAAAGCGTTAAAAAAAGAGGATGATATTAAAATATCTCTTTTATCCAAAATGATAAGAGATTATATAAGGGGTCCTCTTTTAGAGCTAAATATAATTAAAGAGAATTTAGAATCAACTAGAAATACCTCATCAGAGGATTTTAATAAACTTCTAGGGATCTTAACAGAGAATAGTGAAAAAATTTGGTCTATACAGGTTTCTGATTTATATGGAAACATTAGGGCTTTATACCCAAATGATGAAAGGTTATTAGGAACCGATATCTCTGGACATGAGTATTTTAAAATTGTTACCCATAGTGATAAACCATACTGGTCATCAACATTCCTCTCAAGCAAAACAAACTCATCAGCAGTAACTCTAAGTAAAAAATATAGCGATGGAGTAATAACTCTTTTTATATCAATAAAAGAAATGGATGAGATTCTAGCCCTACTAAATGGAGAAAACTCAAGTAGGTTAGTCTTTGTTACAGATCAGAGAGGAGTCTATGTATATCATCCAGATTATAAAAAAGTCTTGTTAAGGGAGAATAACCTTTTTGAAGAAAAACAGAAGGAGTATGCTACATATAACAATGAGAAGTACTATATAAAAACAGTTCAAATGCCAGAAACAGGGTGGCAGGTATCCCTCTATACTCCTATGGATAACATTTATCAAACTATATATAAATTAGTTCTTCCCCTAATAATAATACTAATATCCCTAATTTCGATAGCTATTATTATAGGAAGAAGGTTTAGTAAAACTATATATAACGGAATTAATGCCCTATTAAACTCCACAAGGGAGATAGCTCTAGGTGAATATGATATAACAATTAGGTCACTAGCATTAGAAGAGATGGATCTTCTAGCAAAATCAGTAACTAATATGTCCAAAGTTATATTAGAAAGAGAGACAGAGCTAAAGGATGCATACTTAAAAATAAACAATAACAAAGTCCTTTTAGAAAGGGAGGTGGAGAAGCAGACAAAGGATTTAAGATCAGCTTTAGAATCCCTAAATGATGCTCAAGAGAAGGTTATTGAGTCTGAAAAGCTTGCAAGTTTAGGAGGAATGGTTGCCGGTGTAGCCCATGAAATAAATACACCTATTGGAATCATTGTAACAGCTGCATCATATCTACAAGATAAAACAGAAGAGTTATATAAATCCTATAAAGAAAATACTATGGCAAAAAGTATGTTTTCTACTTATTGTGAAAACGTGTTAAGTACTACATCTTTAATCCTTTCAAATAGTAAAAGATCTTCTAATCTAATTAGTAGTTTTAAACAGGTTGCTGTAGATCAATCAAGCGAAGAAGTTCGGGTTTTTAGAATGAAAAAATATATTAATGAAATCCTTACAAGTCTACATCCGAATTTTAAAAAAACAACCCATATAGTAGAAGTTAATTGTGATGAATCTATAACTGTTAAAAGTTATCCTGGAGCAATTGCCCAAATATTAACAAACCTTATATTAAACTCAATAAAACATGGGTTTGAAAATATCCCTAACGGTGTAATAAGCATTGATATATATTTAGAAAATGAACGTATACATTTTATTTACAAAGATAATGGAAAGGGAATGAGCCCAGAGGAAGTAAAAAAAATATACGATCCTTTTTTTACAACAAAAAGAGGCAAAGGCGGAAGTGGTTTAGGAATGCATATTGTATATAACTTGGTAACACAGAAGCTTGGAGGACAGATATCTTGCACAAGTTCCAAAAATAATGGAACAACCTTTTTATTGGACTTTCCATCTCAAATAGTATAA